In Streptomyces sp. NBC_00483, a single window of DNA contains:
- a CDS encoding FtsX-like permease family protein, with protein MTLLDDRPAQAPPAPTDPGLAGRLRDLALGVRFGFSGGREGWIRTLLTALGVGLGVAVLLGAASVPNFTSARDARSAARSIGFGEESVKPSDSTLLTLDTSSSYRDLSVGGYMVDADGKNPVLPPGVDKLPGPGEMLVSPALRDLLDSPEGELLKKRYDFRDVGTIHEAGLSDPFELYMYAGSDGLSTDRGATRVDDFGQAGDDNPLDPALVLLILLGCVVLLAPIAIFIATAVRFGGERRDRRLAALRLVGADARMTRWVAAGEALFGTLVGLAFGLLAFFAGRQVFAHVEVWRLSAFPDDFTPVPVLAVLVLLAVPLSAIAVTVFALRSVSIEPLGVVRGGRVRSRRLWWRLPVPFAGLLVLFLSSFDAGASQLSMVVIAGGVLLTLVGLVLVLPWLVEAVVSRLRGGSVPWQLATRRLQLNSSAATRAISGITIAVAGGIALQMFTVGINDSFNSSTGQDPQRAQIGANTDFPSGTLADRMVQEFRTTKGVKKVIGTVITSAERVGAKPGADGYAPSTSLSVGSCPSLRELAHLPSCSDGDVFRVTRSHDSYSDEQLEKVAVPGGRLVVDNPEDAGRTDLKPVHWSLPEDVRTVDSRKDPAGEYYGGILATPGALDPATLHTASTNAQIQIDENVPDAADQVRNTAFAVDPGMQVWTYEVLSRDKEYASIRTALFTAAALTMVIIAASMLVSQIEQLRERKRLLSVLVAYGTKRSTLAWSVLWQTAIPVVLGMAVAVTGGLTLGWLMLRLLGKPVTDWLLFLPLSGVAAAVIAAVTLLSLPPLYRMMRAEGLRTE; from the coding sequence ATGACCCTCCTCGACGACCGTCCCGCCCAGGCCCCGCCCGCACCCACGGACCCCGGCCTCGCGGGCCGCCTGCGCGACCTCGCGCTCGGTGTCCGCTTCGGCTTCTCCGGCGGCCGCGAGGGCTGGATCCGTACGCTGCTCACCGCGCTCGGCGTCGGCCTCGGCGTCGCCGTTCTCCTTGGCGCCGCGTCCGTGCCGAACTTCACGAGCGCGCGCGACGCCCGCTCCGCCGCCCGCTCGATCGGCTTCGGCGAGGAGAGCGTGAAGCCGTCCGACAGCACGCTGCTCACGCTCGACACCTCCTCCTCGTACCGGGACCTCTCCGTCGGCGGCTACATGGTGGACGCCGACGGCAAGAACCCGGTCCTGCCGCCCGGCGTCGACAAACTCCCGGGTCCCGGCGAGATGCTGGTCTCGCCCGCGCTGCGCGACCTCCTCGACTCCCCCGAGGGCGAACTCCTCAAGAAGCGCTACGACTTCCGCGACGTCGGCACCATCCACGAGGCCGGCCTGAGCGACCCCTTCGAGCTGTACATGTACGCGGGCAGCGACGGCCTCAGCACCGACCGCGGCGCCACCCGAGTCGACGACTTCGGGCAGGCGGGCGACGACAACCCGCTCGATCCGGCCCTGGTGCTGCTGATCCTGCTGGGCTGTGTGGTGCTGCTCGCGCCCATCGCCATCTTCATCGCGACCGCCGTACGGTTCGGTGGCGAGCGACGCGACCGCAGGCTCGCCGCGCTGCGACTCGTCGGCGCGGACGCGCGGATGACGCGGTGGGTGGCTGCCGGTGAGGCGCTGTTCGGCACGCTCGTCGGCCTCGCGTTCGGCCTGCTCGCCTTCTTCGCGGGGAGGCAGGTGTTCGCCCACGTCGAGGTGTGGCGCCTGTCCGCGTTCCCCGACGACTTCACCCCGGTGCCGGTCCTCGCCGTGCTGGTGCTGCTGGCGGTGCCGCTGTCCGCGATCGCCGTCACGGTGTTCGCCCTGCGGTCCGTCTCGATCGAGCCGCTCGGTGTCGTACGGGGCGGGCGCGTGCGCAGCCGCAGGCTGTGGTGGCGGCTGCCCGTCCCCTTCGCCGGCCTCCTGGTCCTGTTCCTGTCCAGCTTCGACGCGGGCGCGTCCCAGCTGTCCATGGTGGTGATCGCGGGCGGTGTCCTGCTGACCCTCGTCGGCCTGGTGCTCGTGCTGCCCTGGCTGGTGGAGGCCGTCGTGAGCCGGCTGCGCGGCGGCTCCGTCCCCTGGCAACTGGCTACCCGCAGGCTCCAGTTGAACAGCAGCGCCGCCACCCGCGCGATCTCCGGCATCACCATCGCGGTGGCCGGCGGCATCGCCCTCCAGATGTTCACCGTCGGCATCAACGACAGCTTCAACAGCTCGACCGGCCAGGACCCGCAGCGCGCCCAGATCGGCGCGAACACCGACTTCCCGAGCGGCACGCTGGCCGACCGGATGGTCCAGGAGTTCCGGACCACCAAGGGCGTCAAGAAGGTCATCGGCACGGTCATCACCTCGGCCGAGCGGGTGGGCGCCAAGCCCGGCGCGGACGGCTACGCCCCGTCCACCTCCCTGTCCGTCGGCTCCTGCCCCTCGCTGCGCGAGCTGGCCCACCTGCCCTCGTGCTCGGACGGCGACGTCTTCCGCGTCACCCGCTCCCACGACTCGTACAGCGACGAGCAGTTGGAGAAGGTGGCCGTGCCCGGCGGGCGGCTCGTCGTGGACAACCCCGAGGACGCGGGCCGCACCGATCTGAAGCCGGTGCACTGGTCGCTGCCCGAGGACGTGCGCACCGTCGACTCCCGCAAGGACCCGGCGGGCGAGTACTACGGCGGCATCCTCGCCACCCCCGGCGCCCTCGACCCGGCGACCCTGCACACCGCGTCGACCAACGCGCAGATCCAGATCGACGAGAACGTGCCGGACGCGGCGGACCAGGTCCGCAACACCGCGTTCGCGGTCGACCCGGGCATGCAGGTGTGGACGTACGAGGTGTTGAGCCGCGACAAGGAGTACGCGAGCATCCGCACGGCCCTCTTCACGGCCGCGGCGCTCACCATGGTGATCATCGCGGCGTCGATGCTGGTCTCGCAGATCGAGCAACTCCGCGAGCGCAAGCGGCTGTTGTCGGTGCTCGTCGCCTACGGCACGAAGCGCTCGACGCTCGCCTGGTCCGTGCTCTGGCAGACGGCGATCCCGGTGGTCCTCGGCATGGCCGTGGCGGTCACGGGCGGGCTGACGCTCGGCTGGCTGATGCTGCGCCTCCTCGGCAAGCCGGTGACCGACTGGCTGCTGTTCCTCCCGCTGAGCGGGGTGGCGGCCGCCGTCATCGCCGCGGTGACCCTCCTGTCCCTGCCTCCGCTGTACCGCATGATGCGGGCGGAGGGACTGCGGACGGAGTGA
- a CDS encoding ABC transporter ATP-binding protein, with the protein MSSPTTPAGSLLAATGLHKTYGPTPALDDASFSVHPGEVVAVMGPSGSGKSTLLHCLAGIVTPDSGTITYNGRELTAMSDAERSALRRGEFGFVFQFGQLVPELTCVENVALPLRLNGVKRKEAERRAVEWLQRLEVDDLAGKRPGEVSGGQGQRVAVARSLVTGPRVLFADEPTGALDSLNGERVMELLTDAARTTGAAVVLVTHETRVAAYSDREIVVRDGKARDMEFAR; encoded by the coding sequence ATGAGTTCCCCCACCACTCCCGCCGGTTCCCTGCTGGCCGCCACCGGCCTGCACAAGACGTACGGGCCGACCCCGGCCCTCGACGACGCCTCCTTCTCCGTCCACCCGGGCGAGGTCGTCGCCGTCATGGGCCCCTCCGGCTCCGGCAAGTCGACGCTGCTGCACTGCCTCGCCGGCATCGTCACGCCGGACTCCGGCACCATCACGTACAACGGCCGCGAGCTGACCGCCATGTCCGACGCGGAGCGCAGCGCGCTGCGCCGCGGCGAGTTCGGCTTCGTTTTCCAGTTCGGGCAGCTGGTCCCGGAGTTGACGTGCGTCGAGAACGTCGCGCTCCCGCTGCGGCTGAACGGCGTGAAGCGCAAGGAGGCCGAGCGCCGGGCCGTCGAATGGCTCCAGCGCCTGGAGGTCGACGACCTCGCGGGCAAGCGCCCGGGAGAGGTCTCCGGCGGCCAGGGCCAGCGCGTCGCCGTCGCCCGTTCCCTGGTCACGGGGCCGCGCGTGCTGTTCGCCGACGAGCCCACCGGCGCCCTGGACTCGCTCAACGGCGAGCGCGTCATGGAGCTGCTCACGGACGCCGCCCGCACCACCGGCGCCGCCGTCGTCCTGGTCACCCACGAGACGCGGGTCGCCGCCTACTCCGACCGCGAGATCGTCGTACGGGACGGCAAGGCCCGGGACATGGAGTTCGCCCGATGA
- a CDS encoding alkyl hydroperoxide reductase → MALDELKSAVPDYAKDLKLNLGSVIGNSDLPAQQLWGTVLATAIASRSPRVLRELEPEAKANLSPEAYTAAKSAAAIMAMNNVFYRTRHLLSDNEYGTMRAGLRMNVIGNPGVDKVDFELWSFAVSAINGCGMCLDSHEQVLRKAGVDREVVQEAFKIASVIQAVGVTLDAEAALA, encoded by the coding sequence ATGGCCCTCGATGAACTGAAGTCCGCCGTTCCGGACTACGCCAAGGACCTGAAGCTCAACCTGGGCTCGGTCATCGGCAACTCGGACCTGCCGGCCCAGCAGCTGTGGGGCACGGTCCTCGCGACCGCCATCGCGTCCCGTTCCCCGCGCGTGCTGCGTGAGCTGGAGCCCGAGGCGAAGGCGAACCTGTCGCCCGAGGCGTACACCGCGGCGAAGTCGGCGGCGGCCATCATGGCGATGAACAACGTCTTCTACCGCACGCGTCACCTGCTCTCGGACAACGAGTACGGGACGATGCGCGCGGGTCTGCGGATGAACGTCATCGGCAACCCGGGGGTCGACAAGGTCGACTTCGAGCTGTGGTCCTTCGCGGTCTCGGCGATCAACGGGTGTGGGATGTGCCTCGACTCGCACGAGCAGGTGCTGCGCAAGGCGGGTGTCGACCGTGAGGTCGTGCAGGAGGCCTTCAAGATCGCCTCCGTGATCCAGGCGGTCGGCGTCACGCTCGACGCGGAAGCGGCGCTGGCGTAG
- a CDS encoding PadR family transcriptional regulator, with product MSIGHTLLGLLESGPRHGYDLKRTFDETFGHDKPLHYGQVYSTMSRLLKNGLVEVDGIEAGGGPERKRYAITDAGVTDVRQWLATPEKPEPYLQSTLYTKVVLALLTRRDATELLDAQRAEHLRLMRILTDRKRKGDLADQLICDHALFHLEADLRWLELTAARLDKLAAEVRPS from the coding sequence ATGTCCATCGGCCACACCCTCCTCGGGCTGCTCGAATCAGGGCCCCGCCACGGTTACGACCTCAAGCGCACCTTCGACGAGACCTTCGGGCACGACAAGCCGCTGCACTACGGGCAGGTCTACTCGACCATGTCCCGCCTCCTGAAGAACGGCCTCGTCGAGGTCGACGGGATCGAGGCCGGCGGCGGCCCCGAGCGCAAGCGGTACGCGATCACCGACGCCGGCGTCACCGACGTACGGCAGTGGCTCGCGACGCCGGAGAAGCCGGAGCCCTACCTCCAGTCGACCCTCTACACCAAGGTCGTCCTCGCCCTGCTGACCCGGCGCGACGCGACCGAACTCCTCGACGCGCAGCGCGCCGAGCACCTGCGCCTGATGCGCATCCTCACGGACCGCAAGCGCAAGGGCGACCTCGCCGATCAACTCATCTGCGACCACGCCCTGTTCCACCTGGAAGCCGACCTGCGCTGGCTGGAACTGACCGCCGCGCGCCTCGACAAGCTCGCCGCGGAGGTACGTCCTTCATGA
- a CDS encoding peroxiredoxin: MLTVGDKFPEFDLTACVSLEKGSEFEQINHKTYEGKWKIVFAWPKDFTFVCPTEIAAFGKLNEEFADRDAQILGFSGDSEFVHHAWRKDHPDLTDLPFPMLADSKHELMRDLGIEGEDGFAQRAVFIVDQNNEIQFTMVTAGSVGRNPKEVLRVLDALQTDELCPCNWTSGEDTLDPVALLAGE, translated from the coding sequence GTGCTCACTGTCGGTGACAAGTTCCCCGAGTTCGACCTGACTGCCTGTGTCTCGCTGGAGAAGGGCTCTGAGTTCGAGCAGATCAACCACAAGACCTACGAGGGCAAGTGGAAGATCGTCTTCGCGTGGCCCAAGGACTTCACCTTCGTGTGCCCCACCGAGATCGCCGCGTTCGGCAAGCTGAACGAGGAGTTCGCCGACCGTGACGCCCAGATCCTCGGCTTCTCCGGTGACTCCGAGTTCGTGCACCACGCCTGGCGCAAGGACCACCCGGACCTGACGGACCTGCCCTTCCCGATGCTGGCCGACTCGAAGCACGAGCTCATGCGTGACCTCGGCATCGAGGGCGAGGACGGCTTCGCGCAGCGCGCCGTCTTCATCGTCGACCAGAACAACGAGATCCAGTTCACGATGGTGACCGCCGGCTCCGTCGGCCGTAACCCCAAGGAGGTCCTCCGGGTCCTCGACGCTCTCCAGACGGACGAGCTGTGCCCGTGCAACTGGACCTCGGGCGAGGACACCCTCGACCCGGTCGCGCTGCTGGCCGGTGAGTGA
- a CDS encoding LysR substrate-binding domain-containing protein: MAVRNGKPVGARRRQPSLAQLRAFAAVAEHLHFRDAAAAIGMSQPALSGAVSALEEVLGVTLLERTTRKVLLSPAGERIAVRAKAVLDEVGALVEEAEAVRAPFTGVLRLGVIPTVAPYLLPTVLRLVHDTYPDLDLQVHEEQTSSLIEGLGAGRLDLLLLAVPLGVPGVTELPLFDEDFVLVTPLDHWLGGREGIPREALRELNLLLLDEGHCLRDQALDICREAGRDDAPVATTAAGLATLVQLVAGGLGVTLLPRTAVSVETSRSSQLLTGYFAEPAPARRVAFAMRTGAARSAEYEELASALRTALRGMPVRVLGDR; encoded by the coding sequence GTGGCCGTACGGAACGGAAAGCCCGTGGGGGCGCGGCGCCGGCAGCCCAGCCTGGCGCAGCTCAGGGCATTCGCCGCGGTCGCGGAGCATCTGCACTTCCGGGACGCCGCGGCCGCGATAGGGATGAGTCAGCCCGCTCTGTCCGGTGCCGTGTCGGCCCTGGAGGAGGTGCTCGGGGTGACCCTCCTCGAGCGTACGACGAGAAAGGTGCTGCTCTCGCCGGCCGGGGAGCGGATCGCCGTGCGGGCCAAGGCGGTGCTCGACGAGGTCGGCGCGCTCGTCGAGGAGGCCGAGGCGGTGCGGGCACCGTTCACAGGGGTGCTGCGGCTCGGGGTGATTCCCACGGTGGCGCCGTATCTGCTGCCGACGGTGCTGCGGCTCGTCCACGACACGTATCCGGACCTGGACCTCCAGGTGCACGAGGAGCAGACGTCGTCGCTCATCGAGGGCCTGGGGGCGGGGCGGCTCGATCTGCTGCTGCTCGCCGTGCCGCTCGGGGTGCCGGGGGTGACCGAACTTCCGCTGTTCGACGAGGACTTCGTGCTCGTCACGCCGCTCGACCACTGGCTCGGCGGGCGGGAGGGGATCCCGCGTGAGGCGCTGCGGGAGCTGAACCTGCTGCTCCTGGACGAGGGGCACTGCCTGCGCGACCAGGCCCTGGACATCTGCCGGGAGGCGGGCCGCGACGACGCTCCCGTCGCCACGACCGCCGCCGGGCTCGCCACGCTGGTCCAGCTCGTCGCGGGCGGCCTCGGGGTGACGCTGCTGCCGCGCACCGCCGTGTCCGTGGAGACCAGCCGGAGCAGCCAGCTGCTCACCGGGTACTTCGCGGAGCCCGCCCCCGCGCGCCGCGTGGCCTTCGCCATGCGGACGGGGGCGGCGCGCTCCGCGGAGTACGAGGAGCTGGCCTCGGCCCTGCGAACTGCCTTGCGGGGCATGCCGGTTCGCGTCCTCGGCGACCGCTGA